From a region of the Panicum virgatum strain AP13 chromosome 2K, P.virgatum_v5, whole genome shotgun sequence genome:
- the LOC120669020 gene encoding indole-3-glycerol phosphate synthase-like, with protein MEASALAAAVARVASVCAPRSPSSWPTARGARAVRCNATTEQLAVPLCTPELGLGLGAEMFNSAEVVLWESGKSVNAIAAAQGIRVRRRCRPTHPSEGVGADRAVPRSVLEQIVWDKEVEVSQRKAAAPLHRVADSARRAPPPRDFAAALRAARARNAGAPALIAEIKKASPTRGLLRDTFNPVEIAQAYEKNGAACLSILTDEKHFLGSFENLETIRNSGVNCPLLCKDFIIDIWQIYYAWSKGADAILLIAAVLPDLDIKYMLRVCRSLGMTALVEVHEERELDRVLKIDGVELIGINNRSLGTFEVDTSNTNMLLQKRGDIIKKKNIMVVSESGLFTPDDVAYVQNAGVAAVLVGESLLTQEDPGRAIAGLFGKELLL; from the exons atggaggcctccgccctcgccgcggccgtcgccAGGGTGGCCTCTGTATGCGCGCCGCGCTCCCCGTCGTCGTGGCcgacggcgcgcggcgcgcgcgccgtcCGCTGCAACGCCACCACCGAG CAGCTCGCTGTGCCGCTGTGCAcgccggagctgggcctggGCCTGGGCGCCGAGATGTTCAACTCGGCGGAGGTGGTCCTGTGGGAGAGCGGCAAGTCCGTcaacgccatcgccgccgcgcagggcatccgcgtgcgccgccgctgccgccccacCCACCCCTCCGAGGGCGTCGGCGCCGACCGGGCCGTCCCGCGCAGCGTCCTCGAGCAGATCGTCTGGGACAAGGAGGTCGAGGTGTCCCAGCGcaaggccgccgcgccgctccacaGGGTCGCCGACtccgcgcggcgcgcgccgccgcccagagacttcgccgccgcgctgcgcgccgcgcgcgcccgcaacgccggcgcccccgcgcTCATCGCCGAGATCAAGAAGGCGTCGCCGACCAGGGGCCTGCTCAGGGACACCTTCAACCCG GTCGAGATTGCGCAGGCCTACGAGAAGAATGGCGCCGCCTGCTTGAGCATCCTCACTGACGAGAAGCACTTTCTG GGGAGCTTCGAGAATCTGGAGACCATACGCAACTCCGGTGTGAAT TGCCCTCTACTCTGCAAGGACTTCATCATCGACATCTGGCAGATCTACTATGCGTGGTCGAAAGGCGCTGATGCGATCCTCCTGATCGCCGCCGTGCTACCAGACCTTGACATCAAGTACATGCTTCGTGTTTGCAGGAGTCTTGGAATGACAGCTCTTGTTGAG GTTCATGAAGAGAGGGAGTTGGATCGCGTACTGAAGATAGACGGCGTGGAACTAATTGGCATCAACAATCGCAGTCTAG GGACATTTGAAGTCGATACTTCAAACACAAACATGTTGTTACAGAAACGTGGTGACATCATTAAGAAGAAGAACATAATG GTTGTGAGCGAATCCGGATTGTTTACGCCTGATGATGTAGCATATGTGCAGAATGCTGGTGTTGCAGCT GTTTTGGTAGGAGAGTCCCTATTGACGCAGGAAGATCCTGGACGAGCAATCGCTGGGCTGTTTGGGAAGGAACTCTTACTCTAA